The Flavivirga eckloniae genomic interval GCATCTCCAATGATGCCCCCTTCTCCACGCACTTCAAATTTCAAATCTGAATTATTCAACCTTTTAACAATACCATCCTCATCTACTACTGAAGCAATAACACGAACAAAATCAGAACCATTCGCTGTAAATGGTACACCATCGTTTTGAAGACTAAGTACGATTCCCGAAGGACGTTTTGATGGTTTTTTAACCGCTCTCGCTACAACTTCACCATCAATTATACCTTCTGCAACAATGCTTACTTGATCAATTTTAAAAGATCTAAATAATTTTTTCATCTCCATAAAATCAAATACCTTTTTAAAGGTAATAATAGGATGCTTCATTGCCATTTTTAAATCTGACGCTTTTTGATACAATGTGTCTCTTTCCATCACTATAAGTCTCACTTCATCACAATTAGTATAAACCTGCACATCAGGTTCTGAAAATGGCGTCATCTCATGAGCTATAAATATCATAGGGTCGTTTTTTTCAGAAACATCTCTTTGACTGGCAAACATATGATATGAATATTTTGGCTGGCGAAAAACATCTGTCAACCCGCCATAAAAAGGATCTGGATGGTAGCCTCTTTGATGATCGAAAGCATGCCATAAGGTACCTCCTACTTTTTGTGGTGGTGTATCTGCAAGCGAATTCCATGTTGTGAAAGGGTAATCTGGTGCTGCATAATGTTTTGCTTGTACTAATTGTGCATGTTCTCCCCAACCACGTGCTACACGACTGGGGGAATTATGAGCAAAAAAATCATCAACATTATCCCCCCATTCCCTTGTAAAACTAGAACGTTTTTCCGTTTCACTTTTAATTTGCCAAGGGTGGGCATATAATACATCATAATGTTCTTGTCCGTCCATAAAATAATCACAAACGGTATAGGCTCCTTGAAACGGGTACTCTTCATGTACAGTTTCATGAGCTGTTTTAGCAAATCTTTCTGGATAATCGGTTTCATTAAGAATGGGCTCCCACATAATCACACAAGCATAATTTCTGTCTCGCCGAACCATGTTTCGAATATCTTGATAAACCCGTGCTTCAAAAATGGGGTCTTTATTCCAGAATTGCCATCCAGGTGTTGCAACTATATAAAAAAGCCCCAATGCATCACAAGCATCCATAAAGGCTGGATCTGCAGGATAATGTGCTGCTCTAATAATATCACAGCCCGCATTTTTCAATATTTTTGCATCACGCCATTGTCCATTATTGGGAATTGCATTCCCCACATACCCATGATCTTGATGGCGGTTTGCTCCCATTAATTTTCCTGGATAGGGTTTGTTATTTAAAAACAAGCCATCAATGCCCTTAAATTCAATTTTACGTATGCCTAGGCGAATTGCCACACCATCAATATTATCTTGTTTTTTATTCGTTAATCGAACTTCTAAACGGTATAAATCTGGAGACCATGGCGCCCATAATTTAGGCTTAGTTATATTGAACGTATTTTTTATCTGTTTAGATTTACCAGCTGATAGCGAAACCATTTTATCATAACCAGCAACTATTTTCCCATTTGGATCGCGTAAATTTAATGTTGCGGTAACTGTAGCTTTTTTTCTTAAATCGTTTTGAATATCAACCATGACCAAAACTTTAGCTTGAGTTTCTGAAACCGATTCTACATGTGTAAACACACCACCACCAGCAACTTTATTTACAGCATTTGGATTGGTTATATAGATTTTATTTTTAACAACCATCCAAACATCTCTATATACCCCTCCAAAATAAGAGAAATCCAATTCTGTTTGAGGCTTTCCTGGAGGGTACATAGGGTCGTCACTATTATCTACCCAAACGGCTAAAACATTATCTTCATCAGCTTTTAATTTATCGGTAAGATCTGCCTCAAAGGGAAGGTACCCCCCATAGTGTTCTGTGATCTTTTCTCCATTTAACCATATTTTGCATTTTCCCATAACACCTTCAAAGTGAATTTTAATCACTTTTCCGATGCTTGATTTGTCCACGGTAAAATGTTTTCTATACCATGCTGGTCCTTGATAATTATTACTTCCACTGGCTTCGGATGAAACATACTCTAATCCGTGTGGCGTATTTACAACATTCCATTTAGAATCATCAAAATCAAATTTTTCAGCATTGTTGGCATCTCCTTTTAAAAACCGCCACCCTATATTAAAGTTAAAAACATCTCGCCCACTGTTTTCAATCTTCCAAAAACCCGCTTGAGAAAATTCGGGAGCATGTAAATTTGTTTGTGCCATTAAATTAATTGCAAAACCTAAAAACAAGAAAAGGGTGTTTTTCATATATAATGATTATTTAATTCTGGGTGTTTATCGTCTATATATTCTATTCTCTTTATTGAAAAACGATATAAAAAACTGCAATTAATGAGGTGAGAATCAAAGCGCCTATGTTATATAAAGCGGAAGCTTTTTCTGTTGTTTTAAAATTATCTAATATGGTTTCCGAGGTTTTAGAACTAAAAACACTTATCAGTACGGTGATTAAAAGCAGTATTAGAAATGTTAACATCATTCTATCCAAAAAGGCC includes:
- a CDS encoding glycoside hydrolase family 2 protein; the protein is MKNTLFLFLGFAINLMAQTNLHAPEFSQAGFWKIENSGRDVFNFNIGWRFLKGDANNAEKFDFDDSKWNVVNTPHGLEYVSSEASGSNNYQGPAWYRKHFTVDKSSIGKVIKIHFEGVMGKCKIWLNGEKITEHYGGYLPFEADLTDKLKADEDNVLAVWVDNSDDPMYPPGKPQTELDFSYFGGVYRDVWMVVKNKIYITNPNAVNKVAGGGVFTHVESVSETQAKVLVMVDIQNDLRKKATVTATLNLRDPNGKIVAGYDKMVSLSAGKSKQIKNTFNITKPKLWAPWSPDLYRLEVRLTNKKQDNIDGVAIRLGIRKIEFKGIDGLFLNNKPYPGKLMGANRHQDHGYVGNAIPNNGQWRDAKILKNAGCDIIRAAHYPADPAFMDACDALGLFYIVATPGWQFWNKDPIFEARVYQDIRNMVRRDRNYACVIMWEPILNETDYPERFAKTAHETVHEEYPFQGAYTVCDYFMDGQEHYDVLYAHPWQIKSETEKRSSFTREWGDNVDDFFAHNSPSRVARGWGEHAQLVQAKHYAAPDYPFTTWNSLADTPPQKVGGTLWHAFDHQRGYHPDPFYGGLTDVFRQPKYSYHMFASQRDVSEKNDPMIFIAHEMTPFSEPDVQVYTNCDEVRLIVMERDTLYQKASDLKMAMKHPIITFKKVFDFMEMKKLFRSFKIDQVSIVAEGIIDGEVVARAVKKPSKRPSGIVLSLQNDGVPFTANGSDFVRVIASVVDEDGIVKRLNNSDLKFEVRGEGGIIGDASILANPRKLEWGTAPILVRSTLKPGKVIIKASVVDEGAQTPLSGELEIESISSTDRFIYSELGVENVNSKGISSQKDSQDVLLEKIKKIERELNTYRLKEVEIQQKNFDEGKKKN